Genomic segment of Mesorhizobium sp. B1-1-8:
GGCGAGCGGCGGCCCCGCGAATGGCGGCTTCGAGACCAATGAATGGGCGGCCGTCGTCGCGCGCGACGGCACCGTCTGCGCCATTGCCTTCAGCGGCCCAACGGTGGATGCGCAGTGGCCCGGCAGCCGGCTGATCGCCGCAGAGAAGGCCAGCACGACCAATGGCCTTAGTCTGGCGAACATGGCCCTCTCGACCGCCAATCTCTACGCCGGAGTGCAGCCGGGCGGGCCGCTGTTCGGTCTGGAGACCACCAATCCAGTCAACCAGGCGGTGGCTTATGCCGGAGACGCCAAGACGTTCGGCAGCGCTAACGATCCGCTGATCGGCAAGCCGGTCGGAGGCGTAGTGGTGTTTGGCGGGGGGCTTGCGCTCTATGACGGCAAAACGATCGTCGGCGGGCTTGGGATCAGCGGCGATTCCTCCTGTGCCGACCACAATGTCGCTTGGCGCGTTCGGGCGGCGCTCGGCCTCGACAAGGTTCCGGCCGGTGTCAACCCCAATCGCAAGGACGCCATCATCTACGACCTCGACCCCGGCGGGAAAAGCGCATCCGGCTGGGGCCACCCGCTTTGCGCGGGACATGAGGCCGATATTGCCGCGGAACTGGGCGCCGGCGTTGGAGGCTCGGTCTCGAAATGATGACAGTGCCACAGCTGACGGCATGGTGTGCGCAGGCCGGACGCGCTCATTTCACCCGGGCTGCGCGACAATATGCCGGATCGAGCATCGCCGCAGCGATGGCCCTGGCCTGCTTCCCATTCCTGATGGCTGCCTCGCAGCCTCCCTCCACGACAGGGATTTCGCCGCCTGCCTCTGCCGCCCCGGCCGATGACGGGCAATGGACGATGCCGGCCAAGAACTACGCCTCGACCCGCTATAGCGAGCTCGCCGAAATCAACGAAGGCAACGTCAAGAACCTTCAGGTCGCGTTCAGCTTCTCGACCGGCGTGAACAAGGGCCAGGAAGCCGCACCATTGGTCGTCGGCCGCACGATGTATATCGTCACGCCGTTTCCCAACATCGTTTATGCGCTCGACCTCTCCAAGCCCGGCGCCCCGATGAAATGGAAATACGAGCCCAATCCCGAGCCCGCCGCGCAAGGCGTTGCCTGCTGCGATGTCGTTAATCGCGGTGCGGCTTACGCCGACGGGCGCATCTTTTTCAACACGCTGGACGGCCACACCATCGCGCTCGATGCGAGCACCGGCCAGCCGATCTGGAACGCCCATATCGGCAACATCAATATCGGCGAGACCACCACCATGGCGCCTTTGGTGGTCAAGGGCAAAGTGCTGGTCGGCAATTCAGGCGGCGAAATGGGCGTGCGCGGCTGGGTCAAGGCGCTCGACGCCGGCGACGGGCATGTCGTCTGGACGGCCTACAATACCGGCCCCGACAAGGACGTGCTGATCGGCCCGGACTTCAAGCCTCATTACGATATGGACAAGGGCAAGGACCTTGGCGTCACGACGTGGCCGCCGGAGGCCTGGAAGATCGGCGGCGGCAACATGTGGGGCTGGATCTCATACGATCCCGATCTCAACCTAATCTTCCACGGCACCGGCAATCCTGGACCATGGAACCCGGACTTGCGGCCAGGCGACAACAAATGGACCTCAGGGATATTCGCGCGCGATCCCGATACCGGAGCGGCGAAATGGTTCTATCAATGGACCCCGCACGACATTCACGACTATGACGGCATCAA
This window contains:
- a CDS encoding heme-binding protein, which produces MQHSAARAQAPCPADHDKLLSALKANVKASGGPANGGFETNEWAAVVARDGTVCAIAFSGPTVDAQWPGSRLIAAEKASTTNGLSLANMALSTANLYAGVQPGGPLFGLETTNPVNQAVAYAGDAKTFGSANDPLIGKPVGGVVVFGGGLALYDGKTIVGGLGISGDSSCADHNVAWRVRAALGLDKVPAGVNPNRKDAIIYDLDPGGKSASGWGHPLCAGHEADIAAELGAGVGGSVSK
- a CDS encoding methanol/ethanol family PQQ-dependent dehydrogenase, with product MALACFPFLMAASQPPSTTGISPPASAAPADDGQWTMPAKNYASTRYSELAEINEGNVKNLQVAFSFSTGVNKGQEAAPLVVGRTMYIVTPFPNIVYALDLSKPGAPMKWKYEPNPEPAAQGVACCDVVNRGAAYADGRIFFNTLDGHTIALDASTGQPIWNAHIGNINIGETTTMAPLVVKGKVLVGNSGGEMGVRGWVKALDAGDGHVVWTAYNTGPDKDVLIGPDFKPHYDMDKGKDLGVTTWPPEAWKIGGGNMWGWISYDPDLNLIFHGTGNPGPWNPDLRPGDNKWTSGIFARDPDTGAAKWFYQWTPHDIHDYDGINEQILLDMNWQGKPRKVLVRPERNGYLYVLDRTTGEVLSAKPFGPVNSSKGVDLKTGRLIENPDKKTGTGKVVRDICPTASGAKDWQPSAFSPKTGLLYIPHNNLCMDEEGLEVNYIAGTPYVGMNVRMIPGPGGNRGAFTAWDIAAEKPAWSLKENFPVWSGAVVTAGDVVFYGTMEGWFKAVSAKTGDLLWQFKTSSGIIGQPITYRGPDGHQYVAILSGVGGWAGAIVSGDLDPRDATAALGFVNAMKDLKNATTAGGTLYVFRLP